The following coding sequences lie in one Rutidosis leptorrhynchoides isolate AG116_Rl617_1_P2 chromosome 4, CSIRO_AGI_Rlap_v1, whole genome shotgun sequence genomic window:
- the LOC139904342 gene encoding thioredoxin-like 2, chloroplastic isoform X1 produces the protein MAAVRLLSFNSSSLSTSLSSLQQNLLLTKNINNSKRALSIAADSCLSSESNVNYRFGTNPRKQQSLQFKIQATITETEQPKWWEKSGGPNMIDIHSTQEFLTALSEAGDKLVIVEFYGTWCASCRALFPKLCKTAQEHPEIVFLKVNFDENKPMCKSLNVKVLPYFHFYRGSDGQLESFSCSLAKFQKIKDAIQTHNTDRCSIGPNKGVGELNLDSLATQKNKQAEESA, from the exons ATGGCGGCTGTTAGGTTGTTATCCTTCAATTCATCTTCGCTATCAACATCACTGAGTTCACTTCAACAAAATCTGTTACTAACCAAAAACATCAACAATAGCAAAAGGGCGTTGTCGATTGCTGCGGATTCTTGTTTATCTTCAGAGTCAAACGTAAATTATCGATTTGGAACCAACCCCAGAAAGCAGCAATCGCTGCAATTCAAG ATACAAGCAACAATTACTGAAACTGAACAGCCAAAATGGTGGGAGAAAAGCGGAGGACCAAATATGATAGACATCCATTCGACACAGGAGTTTTTGACAGCTTTGAGTGAGGCTGGAGATAAATTAGTAATTGTTGAATTCTACGGGACATGGTGTGCTTCTTGTCGTGCTTTATTCCCAAAG CTATGCAAGACGGCACAAGAACACCCCGAAATTGTATTCTTGAAAGTTAACTTTGATGAGAACAAGCCAATGTGCAAAAGCTTGAACGTGAAGGTCCTTCCTTATTTTCATTTTTACCGGGGATCTGATGGACAACTCGAATCTTTTTCATGTTCTCTTGCTAAA TTTCAGAAAATCAAGGATGCTATTCAGACACACAACACGGATCGTTGCAGCATCGGACCAAACAAAGGTGTTGGAGAACTAAACCTTGATAGCTTGGCGACTCAGAAGAACAAACAGGCGGAGGAGTCGGCATAA
- the LOC139904342 gene encoding thioredoxin-like 2, chloroplastic isoform X2 — MTSDTFKIQATITETEQPKWWEKSGGPNMIDIHSTQEFLTALSEAGDKLVIVEFYGTWCASCRALFPKLCKTAQEHPEIVFLKVNFDENKPMCKSLNVKVLPYFHFYRGSDGQLESFSCSLAKFQKIKDAIQTHNTDRCSIGPNKGVGELNLDSLATQKNKQAEESA; from the exons ATGACATCCGATACTTTCAAG ATACAAGCAACAATTACTGAAACTGAACAGCCAAAATGGTGGGAGAAAAGCGGAGGACCAAATATGATAGACATCCATTCGACACAGGAGTTTTTGACAGCTTTGAGTGAGGCTGGAGATAAATTAGTAATTGTTGAATTCTACGGGACATGGTGTGCTTCTTGTCGTGCTTTATTCCCAAAG CTATGCAAGACGGCACAAGAACACCCCGAAATTGTATTCTTGAAAGTTAACTTTGATGAGAACAAGCCAATGTGCAAAAGCTTGAACGTGAAGGTCCTTCCTTATTTTCATTTTTACCGGGGATCTGATGGACAACTCGAATCTTTTTCATGTTCTCTTGCTAAA TTTCAGAAAATCAAGGATGCTATTCAGACACACAACACGGATCGTTGCAGCATCGGACCAAACAAAGGTGTTGGAGAACTAAACCTTGATAGCTTGGCGACTCAGAAGAACAAACAGGCGGAGGAGTCGGCATAA